From the genome of Cytophagales bacterium WSM2-2:
AATAAATAATCATCTCTGTAAGGTTGCTATCGATCTCCGCATTGGAAGAAATGGGTTCAATTCTGACAACCTGTGGTCGCATCTTTTCGAAGTCAGCCACTAACTGATTAACATCTCCAAGGGACTTATAAAACTTAATGACTTCAGGAATGAATGATTTGAACGTAGGATAGGTTTGCCGATTAGCATTGTATTTCTCAAGCAGGTCGTGCAGCTTATCCATCCACACCCATCCTCTTCCTTGCTCATCCCTGATTCTGTTGATTATCCCTTTGTCAGATGCACCGTGCATTTTGGCATATTGTATTTCACCTTCTCTCACCAGTGATTCGTTGACCATGATTTCCCATCGGCTGTATGCCATATTTTTCATGGGCTTGCTCACAGCTGAAAAGACGCTCTTGACTTCGGGAGTAAACTCGCTTGCCCTGGCATAAACGAGATAATTAACAAAGGAATGGTTGTATTCATGGATGATAGTAGACTGAATATGTTCGGGTTTAAAAGTGGCGAAACCGAGACTATCTGGTAGTGCGTTGCTAATGATAGGGTATAAATCTTCCCGGCCATCAGGGAAAACTACCTTGGAACCATAATTAGCTCCACCATTGCCAAGACCTATGATCAGGTTAAATATCCCTTTTGGCTTTTCCCCATAGAATTTTTCAAACCACGAAACATCAACAGTTCCCATGGAAGCCTTAAAATTTTTCTGAGCTCTTTCATAATACTCCCGATGCGCAGAAAAGAATTCTTCACATTTCGCATCGCGATAAAAATCACGCAAAAGGACAATGAATTTGTCGGCATTGCTTTTCCCCCATCTTTCTTCCGGGATTTGCTTAGTGAAAGTAACGACTGGTTTAAATTCAGGAGGAGCACTTAAATGGACAGCCAAGTCCATTGGCCCATTGTATCCCATTCCCCGGGTACGGACCAGTTTCCTGGCGAACTGAACGGCTGCGTGATTTTTATATGGGCCAAAATGTTTCTCAATATCTTCTACATACCGGTTTAACTGTTTCATGGTATAACCTGTACCCTCCGCCAGCCTGAAAATGATACTGACGGTCTCCACGCGTTGATCAACCACAGGTTCCGGAGAAGACTGCGCCTGAAGCTTCAGCGTCAGGATACTGCAAAGGAAGGCCACATAAAGACCTCTTACTAAAGACTGGCTATAAAATCGCATAGGACTTTTTTATACAAAAGTGGAGTATCGGAAAATCAGAGTATTGTAAAAATCGGACAGCTATCGAACTTCGAAGATGATTTTATTGTCTACGCACTCGAAATTAGTTGAAAATTTGGATGGACTTTTGCCGGTAAAGAACTGGAACTCACGAATCAGGTGACTTTGATCGAAATAATCAACTCCATTTGCCAGATGCTGAAACGCGAATGACCGGTGATGATTCAAATTCCACAATACCTTTCTGAAGCGTACGATCCTTGAATAGTCTTTGGGTGAAACATCAAAGTAATTAGTGAATAGTCGGTAAATCTTTTTTTCTGAGCATCTCATTTTCCGGCTTATTTCATGAAGTTTCGTTTCGTCATGACTGTAATCAAAATGATGTAGTGTCTCAGCCAGGAATGGATTTTCATTGGCCTGTAATTTTTTCAGAAGGAAATTTTCAATCATCTGACCACGCTTGGTAAAATCAGTTTCGTTAAAGACTGACTCAAAGAAAAAATGACTTCCAGTGCCAAGGATATCGTCAAGGTGGTCACCGGCTATAAATGTTTTTGCATTGAAAGGGAAGAATGAGTAAAAACCGGCTGGAGTGAAATCAATACAAATTTCATCCTGACAACCTTCCTGTGAAAATTCGCAGGGTTTCATATACATCCCTGTAAAATAGAAAGTAATTCCCCGGTGAGCCTCCATTTGCATAGCATCATCGCCGAGTTTTTTTATTTTTTTTCCTCTAATGATGCCAAGACAAATATTATTGTTGGCAAATGCGGTGATACATCGCTTGTCCTGCGGGTCAGCTGAATGATTGAAAATTATGTATTGTACACAAGGCCTCAGGTGTCTGGAACTGATGCTGTAGGTACTGATCATAGTGACAGCTTATTAGCGTGCTAACGGCTGTCAATTCAAATGGTTTAGGCAGCAGTCAGCTACTTCACCACATTCACTTTAATTGTATTGGTCTTGCCGCGTTCATTGATTGGCATGCTAGCGAGTACGATGAAAATATCTCCACTTTGCACATGACCATCACGCTTCAGAATTGCCTCAATGTCGGCAATGGTGTCGTCAGTGCTTGCAGCTTTGTCGTAGTGGTAGGCACGCGTGGCCCACACCAGATTCATCGTATTGATTATTTCTTTATTGCTTGTAAATGCAAAAATATTGACGTTCGGTCTGTGTGATGATGCCTTGTAGGCGCTATATCCAAATTGAGTCAAACCCACAATCGCCCTGGCGTTAACATCTTTTGCGAGCTTACATGCGGTGAGAATCAAATTATCATTGAGGAAGTCTTTTGTGTTTTGCTCTGGATGGAATTTGTAGAAGATGTCGCCACTTTTTTCTACAGAACCTATTGTTCGCACCATACTTCGAATTACTTCGAGTGGATATTTACCTGCGGCTGTTTCCGCTGAAAGCATTAGTGCATCGGCACCATCCATCACGGCATTGGCAACGTCATTCGTTTCAGCGCGTGTAGGACGTGGATTTTCGATCATACTCTCCATCATTTGTGTGGCAACGATCACTGGCTTTGCAGCTTTGTTACATTTATCCACAAGCATCTTCTGCACCATCGGAACCTCTTCCATCCAGATTTCCACTCCGAGATCTCCCCGGGCTACCATCACCGCATCTGTAGCTTCAATAATTGCATCGATGTTGTCAAGCGCTTCAGGTTTTTCGATTTTGGCAACGACCCGTGTGGTCGCTTTATGCCTCCGGATGATGTCTTTGATAATCTCAATATCGGTGGCTTTGCGAACAAAAGAGAGCGCTACCCAGTCCATGTGGTTTTTTAAACCAAACTCCAGGTCTTCAAGGTCTTTGTCCGTAAGCGATGGAGCGGTAACTTTTGTTTGTGGCAGGTTGATTCCCTTACGTGGTTTCAAAGGTCCCCCATAGATTACTTTACAGACAACATCCGTATCCCTTACTTCTGTTACGGACAATTCAATTTTTCCGTCATCGATCAAAATCATTTGCCCGACCCTTACATCTCGTGGAAGGTTTTCGTAAGAAGTGCTTACAAGTTCATTATTGCCTACCACTTGTTTGGTAGTGATGATAAGTTCTTGACCGGCTTTAAGTTCTACGCCCGGTTGTACATCGTTCACCCTGATCTTCGGTCCTTGCAAATCCTGAAGCAGAGCAACAGTGGTACCCATCTCTGCATTGAGTTCACGCACAAAGTTGATTACCTTCTGATGGTCGTCATGAGTGCCATGTGAAAAGTTCAGACGAAATACATCCACACCTTCTTTAATGAGTGCCTGAAGCATTGCTTTTGAATTGGATGCGGGGCCGATGGTGGCCACAATTTTGGTCTTGTTGTAAGAGATACGTTCCATTCAGAGTAGGGAAATTGGATTAGAAAATAAAATGCTCCTTTGATTTGATAGCATCCAAAGGTATGAAAGCAACCAATTCAACGGAAGGAATTTTTCTCAAGAGTTCCTGCAAACGATTGTTATCAGCATAAGTCTCACCTCGAGCCAGCAGGATGAAGTCAAATCGTGGAAGTTCGGGCAACAAAAGATTCCGATCATCACTTTCTTCAAGTGGCTTATTCTTTAGAAGCTTTAACAGGCTAAAGGGCGTGTCGTGAGAATAATGCAGGTAGTTGTTGACAGATTTATTTTTATGCATCACTTCATAGTCTTCCGATTT
Proteins encoded in this window:
- the pykA gene encoding pyruvate kinase, with protein sequence MERISYNKTKIVATIGPASNSKAMLQALIKEGVDVFRLNFSHGTHDDHQKVINFVRELNAEMGTTVALLQDLQGPKIRVNDVQPGVELKAGQELIITTKQVVGNNELVSTSYENLPRDVRVGQMILIDDGKIELSVTEVRDTDVVCKVIYGGPLKPRKGINLPQTKVTAPSLTDKDLEDLEFGLKNHMDWVALSFVRKATDIEIIKDIIRRHKATTRVVAKIEKPEALDNIDAIIEATDAVMVARGDLGVEIWMEEVPMVQKMLVDKCNKAAKPVIVATQMMESMIENPRPTRAETNDVANAVMDGADALMLSAETAAGKYPLEVIRSMVRTIGSVEKSGDIFYKFHPEQNTKDFLNDNLILTACKLAKDVNARAIVGLTQFGYSAYKASSHRPNVNIFAFTSNKEIINTMNLVWATRAYHYDKAASTDDTIADIEAILKRDGHVQSGDIFIVLASMPINERGKTNTIKVNVVK
- a CDS encoding DUF4932 domain-containing protein; this encodes MRFYSQSLVRGLYVAFLCSILTLKLQAQSSPEPVVDQRVETVSIIFRLAEGTGYTMKQLNRYVEDIEKHFGPYKNHAAVQFARKLVRTRGMGYNGPMDLAVHLSAPPEFKPVVTFTKQIPEERWGKSNADKFIVLLRDFYRDAKCEEFFSAHREYYERAQKNFKASMGTVDVSWFEKFYGEKPKGIFNLIIGLGNGGANYGSKVVFPDGREDLYPIISNALPDSLGFATFKPEHIQSTIIHEYNHSFVNYLVYARASEFTPEVKSVFSAVSKPMKNMAYSRWEIMVNESLVREGEIQYAKMHGASDKGIINRIRDEQGRGWVWMDKLHDLLEKYNANRQTYPTFKSFIPEVIKFYKSLGDVNQLVADFEKMRPQVVRIEPISSNAEIDSNLTEMIIYFDRPMGKGISIGLGKKGIDHFPLLREKDAVKWSEDGKSLQLKTALKPGWDYEFTLLPWSLRSTEGYMISQKEYSFRTRE